The Tardiphaga alba genome includes a window with the following:
- a CDS encoding GlpM family protein — MDIIWKGILGGLLTALIAFLSKRGNTLPGILPLFPTFAIIALAIVGAKGEASGFREACLAGAKTIPAYLAFLGTCYLTIGSIDYRLAIAAGVTAWLVVIVISFHALPQ, encoded by the coding sequence TTGGACATCATCTGGAAAGGCATTCTCGGCGGCCTGCTCACCGCGCTGATCGCCTTCCTGTCCAAGCGCGGCAATACGCTGCCGGGCATCTTGCCGCTGTTTCCGACCTTCGCGATCATCGCGCTGGCCATTGTCGGCGCCAAGGGCGAGGCGTCCGGGTTTCGCGAGGCCTGTCTCGCCGGTGCCAAGACTATCCCGGCCTATCTGGCCTTTCTCGGCACCTGCTATCTGACCATCGGATCGATCGATTACCGGCTCGCGATTGCGGCCGGGGTCACCGCATGGCTGGTGGTGATCGTGATCAGCTTTCATGCGCTCCCGCAGTAG
- the hemA gene encoding 5-aminolevulinate synthase yields MDYSKFFSDALSRLHDERRYRVFADLERIAGRFPHAVWHTPKGPRNVVIWCSNDYLGMGQHPKVVGAMVETATRVGTGAGGTRNIAGTHHPLVQLEEELADLHGKQAALLFTSGYVSNQTGISTLAKLMPNCLIISDALNHNSMIEGIRQSGCERVVFRHNDVAHLEELLKAADPARPKLIACESLYSMDGDVAPLSAICDLAERYNAMTYVDEVHAVGMYGPRGAGIAERDGVMHRIDVLEGTLAKAYGCLGGYIAASKDIVDAVRSYAPGFIFTTALPPAICSAATAAIKHLKTSTWERERHQDRAARLKAVLTAAGIPVMSTDTHIVPVFVGDAELCKKASDLLLEDHGIYIQPINYPTVAKGEERLRITPSPYHDDVLIDHLAEALLQVWDQLGMPLRAKAMAAE; encoded by the coding sequence ATGGATTACAGCAAGTTCTTCAGCGACGCGCTTTCCCGCCTTCATGACGAGCGCCGCTACCGTGTTTTCGCCGATCTCGAGCGCATCGCCGGCCGGTTCCCGCATGCGGTCTGGCACACGCCGAAAGGCCCGCGCAACGTCGTCATCTGGTGCTCCAACGACTATCTCGGCATGGGCCAGCACCCGAAAGTGGTCGGCGCCATGGTCGAAACCGCGACCCGCGTCGGCACCGGCGCCGGCGGCACCCGCAACATCGCTGGCACCCATCATCCGCTCGTGCAGCTCGAGGAAGAACTCGCCGACCTCCACGGCAAACAGGCAGCGCTGCTGTTCACCTCCGGCTATGTCTCCAACCAGACCGGTATCTCCACGCTCGCCAAACTGATGCCGAACTGCCTGATCATTTCGGATGCGCTCAACCATAATTCGATGATCGAAGGCATCCGCCAGTCCGGCTGCGAGCGCGTCGTGTTCCGCCATAACGACGTCGCCCATCTCGAAGAATTGCTGAAGGCCGCCGATCCCGCCCGGCCGAAGCTGATCGCCTGCGAGAGTCTGTATTCGATGGACGGCGACGTGGCGCCATTGTCTGCGATCTGCGATCTCGCCGAGCGCTACAATGCCATGACCTATGTGGATGAGGTGCATGCCGTCGGCATGTATGGCCCGCGCGGCGCCGGCATTGCCGAGCGCGATGGCGTCATGCATCGCATCGACGTCCTCGAAGGCACGCTGGCCAAGGCCTATGGCTGCCTCGGCGGCTATATCGCCGCCAGCAAGGACATCGTCGATGCCGTGCGCTCCTATGCGCCGGGCTTCATCTTCACCACCGCATTGCCGCCGGCGATCTGCTCGGCTGCGACGGCTGCCATCAAGCATCTCAAGACTTCGACCTGGGAACGCGAGCGCCACCAGGACCGCGCCGCGCGCCTGAAGGCCGTGCTCACAGCCGCCGGCATTCCGGTGATGTCCACCGACACCCATATCGTGCCGGTTTTCGTCGGCGACGCCGAACTGTGCAAGAAGGCCAGCGATCTCCTTCTGGAAGATCACGGCATCTATATCCAGCCGATCAACTATCCCACCGTGGCCAAGGGCGAAGAGCGCCTGCGCATCACGCCGTCGCCCTATCATGACGACGTACTGATCGATCATCTGGCGGAAGCGCTGCTGCAGGTGTGGGACCAGCTCGGCATGCCGCTGCGCGCCAAGGCGATGGCGGCGGAATAA
- a CDS encoding MBL fold metallo-hydrolase has translation MTDASTKPSEGKPADPLTYPIESHPGPDQVVDIAPGIKWLRLDLPFRLNHVNIYLLEDGDGWAMVDTGFGNDATIAAWTKLFDGPLKGITISKVIVTHAHPDHVGQAGWMVQRFGCPFYISQVEYLQGVYHQNRRTEERLVNMRQFFLRHGMDADLTEQLLGRGQDYLKKTVPLPAAYRRLRHGDTLAIGKRNFEIITGAGHSPDQVTLYSAADKIYLSADQVLSKISPNVSVWAHEPDENSLGAYLTSLNAIAAALPEDTLVLPGHGVPFYGLQIRIKQLADHHEERCGLIADACRTEAKTSAQLVPVVFHKHKLDAHQTGFAAGELIAHVNYMLAEGRLSQELCSDGKLRFTAT, from the coding sequence ATGACAGACGCCAGCACCAAGCCTTCAGAAGGCAAGCCAGCCGATCCGCTGACCTATCCCATCGAGAGCCACCCCGGCCCCGATCAGGTGGTGGACATCGCCCCCGGCATCAAATGGCTCCGGCTCGACCTCCCCTTTCGCCTCAACCATGTGAACATCTATCTGCTCGAAGATGGCGACGGCTGGGCCATGGTGGATACCGGCTTCGGCAATGACGCCACCATCGCCGCATGGACCAAGCTGTTCGACGGCCCACTCAAGGGCATCACCATTTCGAAGGTGATCGTCACCCACGCGCATCCCGATCATGTCGGCCAGGCCGGCTGGATGGTGCAGCGCTTCGGCTGCCCGTTCTACATCTCGCAGGTCGAATATCTGCAGGGCGTCTATCACCAGAACCGCCGCACCGAAGAGCGTCTGGTGAACATGCGCCAGTTCTTCCTGCGCCATGGCATGGATGCCGACCTCACCGAGCAGCTGCTCGGCCGCGGCCAGGACTATCTGAAGAAGACCGTGCCGCTGCCCGCCGCCTATCGCCGGCTCCGCCATGGCGACACGCTGGCCATCGGCAAGCGCAATTTCGAGATCATCACCGGTGCCGGCCATTCGCCGGACCAGGTCACGCTCTACTCGGCCGCCGACAAGATCTATCTCTCCGCAGATCAGGTGCTGAGCAAGATTTCGCCCAATGTCAGCGTCTGGGCGCATGAGCCCGATGAGAATTCTCTCGGGGCCTATTTGACATCGCTCAATGCCATTGCAGCCGCATTGCCCGAAGATACGCTGGTGCTGCCTGGGCATGGCGTGCCGTTCTACGGCCTCCAGATCCGGATCAAGCAGCTCGCCGACCATCACGAGGAGCGCTGCGGCCTGATCGCGGATGCCTGTCGCACCGAGGCCAAGACGTCAGCGCAACTCGTGCCGGTCGTGTTTCACAAGCACAAGCTGGACGCTCACCAGACCGGCTTCGCCGCCGGCGAATTGATCGCCCACGTCAACTACATGCTGGCCGAAGGCCGGCTGAGCCAGGAACTGTGCAGCGACGGCAAGCTGCGGTTTACAGCCACCTGA
- the bioB gene encoding biotin synthase BioB produces the protein MPTSSVTSIHQPRHDWQRHEADALYALPFSDLIFQAQSVHRSNFDPNHIETASLLSIKTGGCAEDCGYCSQSAHYNTGLKATKLMDQDAVVATAQRAKDAGASRFCMAAAWRNPKDKDLDRVCDMVSAVKSLGMETCATLGMLTDDQAKRLHDAGLDFYNHNVDTSPEFYGKIITTRTMQDRIDTLSRAHDAGLKTCCGGIIGMGEAVDDRLGMLLLLANMPHHPDSVPINMWNEVKGVPVNDTAERPDAIALARMIAVARIMMPKSVVRLSAGRQYMTDELQALCFLAGANSIFIGDVLLTTKNPQTDRDANLLDRLGMTSGISATDAAPAMRASA, from the coding sequence ATGCCCACCTCATCCGTCACATCGATTCATCAGCCGCGTCACGACTGGCAACGGCACGAGGCCGACGCGCTCTATGCGCTGCCGTTCTCGGACCTCATCTTCCAGGCGCAAAGCGTCCATCGCAGCAATTTCGATCCGAATCACATCGAGACCGCGAGCCTGCTTTCGATCAAGACAGGCGGCTGCGCGGAAGATTGCGGCTACTGTTCGCAAAGCGCGCATTACAATACGGGCCTCAAGGCTACCAAGCTGATGGACCAGGACGCCGTGGTCGCCACCGCGCAGCGCGCGAAAGATGCCGGCGCCAGTCGCTTCTGCATGGCGGCGGCATGGCGCAATCCGAAGGACAAGGATCTGGATCGCGTCTGCGACATGGTGAGCGCGGTAAAATCGCTCGGCATGGAAACCTGCGCGACGCTCGGCATGCTCACCGACGATCAGGCCAAGCGCCTGCATGATGCCGGGCTCGATTTCTACAACCACAATGTGGACACCTCGCCGGAATTCTACGGCAAGATCATCACCACGCGTACGATGCAGGACCGCATCGACACGCTGTCGCGCGCCCATGATGCCGGCCTCAAGACCTGCTGCGGCGGCATCATCGGCATGGGCGAAGCGGTGGACGATCGCCTCGGCATGCTGCTGCTGCTCGCCAACATGCCGCATCATCCGGATAGCGTGCCGATCAATATGTGGAACGAGGTGAAGGGCGTGCCGGTGAACGACACTGCCGAGCGCCCTGATGCCATTGCGCTTGCCCGCATGATCGCGGTGGCGCGTATCATGATGCCGAAGAGCGTGGTGCGGCTTTCCGCCGGACGGCAATACATGACCGACGAGTTGCAGGCGCTGTGCTTCCTGGCCGGCGCCAACTCCATCTTCATCGGCGACGTGCTGCTCACCACCAAGAACCCGCAGACCGACCGCGACGCCAATCTGCTGGATCGCCTCGGGATGACCTCGGGCATATCAGCAACGGACGCCGCCCCGGCCATGCGCGCCAGCGCATAA
- a CDS encoding methyl-accepting chemotaxis protein, translating to MTLKSFFGKFGRMSRPRFGIRGSLFAAFAVIAGMAILISAGAGAILGQLGQMMTDLNGRDIPKLTATLELATASESLAGQGPMLLASANVETLKRRSERMRATHKLAVEKLDAITKLGADKAVVAALADSVKNIEDTIRSLGAATQEKIDTAVQHQKLYDALRAAANNFVKKAEPAIADAQTGMDATLRAVVFSAEDSGEASRIIVQIGNVVADTNLISSDLMAALSAGTGEALSPIEENFKTAQQRVKTNLTALEGAISSIPELRKAAEQILALGNGKESVFKIRQKEIDTLEYGELILDETRKLNAGLGISVKQLVEKVRVETDAATANAQTTITLSTQIMLALGALTLIGSALFVWLYVGRSILRRIAQLQKAMQLLSSGDLETRMARSKQQDEITVMADSLEVFRENMINARNMSAEQDRDRIAKNERAARVETRIHDFEGKVRSALEKLQTAANSMQTTAQDMSATADRSSTLVSAVAAAAEETSVNVQTVSAGTEELTSSIAEISRQVVTSSQIAAKAVSEAGETDATMQGLAESANRISVVIDLIQTIASQTNLLALNATIEAARAGDAGRGFAVVASEVKGLAEQTAKATDEIRTQIVAMQQVTSTAVGAIRNIGQTITEINEVSTAIATAVEQQGAATREIARNIQHAAGGTSEVSSNIVGVSDASSQAGVAASDVLGASGELRREADILRGEIDEFLTSIRAA from the coding sequence ATGACGTTGAAGTCGTTTTTCGGAAAGTTCGGCCGCATGTCGCGTCCGCGCTTTGGCATCCGCGGTAGCCTGTTTGCCGCTTTCGCTGTCATCGCCGGCATGGCGATCCTGATCAGTGCCGGCGCCGGCGCGATTCTCGGCCAGCTCGGCCAGATGATGACCGACCTGAACGGCCGCGACATCCCGAAACTCACCGCCACGCTCGAACTCGCCACCGCCAGCGAAAGCCTGGCCGGCCAGGGCCCGATGCTGCTCGCCTCCGCCAATGTCGAGACGCTGAAAAGGCGCTCCGAGCGCATGCGCGCGACCCATAAGCTCGCCGTCGAAAAGCTCGACGCTATTACCAAGCTCGGCGCAGACAAGGCCGTGGTCGCCGCGCTCGCTGATTCCGTGAAAAATATCGAGGACACGATCCGCAGCCTCGGCGCCGCGACGCAGGAGAAGATCGACACCGCCGTCCAGCACCAGAAGCTTTATGACGCGCTCCGCGCGGCGGCCAACAACTTCGTCAAGAAGGCCGAGCCGGCCATTGCCGATGCGCAGACCGGCATGGACGCCACTTTGCGCGCCGTCGTGTTCTCGGCGGAAGATTCCGGCGAAGCCTCGCGCATCATCGTGCAGATCGGCAATGTGGTCGCTGACACCAACCTGATCTCATCCGATCTGATGGCCGCGCTATCTGCCGGCACGGGTGAAGCGCTCTCGCCTATCGAGGAGAACTTCAAGACGGCGCAGCAGCGCGTGAAAACGAACCTGACGGCGCTTGAAGGCGCTATCAGCAGCATTCCCGAATTGCGCAAGGCCGCCGAGCAGATCCTCGCGCTCGGCAACGGCAAGGAAAGCGTGTTCAAGATCCGCCAGAAGGAGATCGACACGCTCGAATATGGCGAGCTGATCCTCGACGAAACCCGCAAGCTCAATGCCGGCCTCGGCATCAGCGTCAAACAGCTGGTCGAGAAGGTGCGTGTGGAAACCGACGCAGCCACGGCCAATGCGCAAACCACGATCACGCTGTCCACACAGATCATGCTGGCATTGGGCGCGCTGACCCTGATCGGTTCGGCACTGTTCGTCTGGCTCTATGTCGGCCGCAGCATCCTGCGCCGCATCGCGCAATTGCAGAAGGCGATGCAGCTGCTCTCCAGCGGCGATCTGGAAACCCGGATGGCGCGTAGCAAGCAGCAGGACGAAATCACCGTGATGGCCGACTCGCTGGAAGTGTTCCGCGAGAACATGATCAATGCCCGAAATATGAGCGCGGAGCAGGATCGCGACCGCATCGCCAAGAACGAACGTGCGGCGCGGGTCGAGACCCGCATCCACGACTTCGAAGGCAAGGTGCGCAGCGCGCTCGAAAAGCTGCAGACCGCAGCCAATTCAATGCAAACCACGGCGCAGGACATGTCGGCCACCGCCGATCGCTCCAGCACGCTGGTCAGCGCCGTGGCGGCCGCGGCGGAAGAGACATCGGTGAATGTGCAGACCGTCTCCGCCGGCACCGAAGAACTGACATCGTCGATCGCCGAGATCAGCCGGCAGGTGGTGACGTCCTCGCAGATCGCCGCCAAGGCGGTGAGCGAAGCCGGCGAGACCGACGCCACGATGCAGGGCCTGGCTGAAAGCGCCAACCGCATCAGCGTGGTCATCGACCTTATCCAGACCATTGCCTCGCAGACGAATCTGCTTGCGCTCAATGCCACCATCGAGGCGGCGCGCGCGGGCGATGCCGGTCGCGGCTTTGCGGTGGTTGCCTCGGAAGTGAAGGGCCTCGCCGAACAGACCGCGAAGGCGACGGATGAAATCCGCACGCAGATCGTCGCCATGCAGCAGGTTACCTCTACCGCGGTGGGCGCAATTAGAAATATCGGCCAGACCATCACCGAGATCAACGAAGTCAGCACGGCGATTGCAACGGCTGTCGAGCAGCAAGGCGCAGCGACACGCGAGATCGCGCGAAATATCCAGCACGCGGCAGGCGGCACCAGTGAAGTGTCGAGCAACATCGTCGGCGTCAGCGATGCGTCGTCTCAGGCGGGTGTCGCAGCCAGCGACGTGCTCGGTGCATCCGGCGAACTCCGGCGCGAAGCCGACATACTACGTGGCGAGATTGACGAATTTCTCACCAGCATTCGTGCGGCGTAA
- a CDS encoding outer membrane protein — translation MKKFLLGTAALLAMGASASAADLAARPYTKAPAYVAAPIYNWTGFYIGGHVGGAFNGNNGFGGTSDNSDGRFLGGLQVGADYQFAPNWVIGVEGQYSWLGNNNTNVAFVPVVNGPVSSTYNLNQKGIASVTGRLGYTWGPALLYVKGGWAYQDVSETLVAGVAGAPIAFDGGTKKNGYTVGAGLEYLFTQNWSGKVEYQYYDFGSTTLQPAATGLATAVSSKNDTHVVKAGLNYRFNWGGPVVAKY, via the coding sequence ATGAAGAAGTTCCTGCTGGGCACCGCTGCCCTCCTCGCGATGGGCGCTTCGGCTTCGGCCGCTGACCTCGCCGCTCGTCCCTACACCAAGGCTCCGGCTTACGTCGCTGCCCCGATCTACAACTGGACCGGTTTCTACATCGGCGGTCACGTCGGTGGCGCCTTCAACGGCAACAACGGCTTCGGCGGCACCTCGGACAACTCCGACGGTCGCTTCCTCGGCGGTCTGCAGGTCGGCGCTGACTACCAGTTCGCCCCGAACTGGGTGATCGGTGTTGAAGGTCAGTACAGCTGGCTCGGCAACAACAACACGAACGTCGCGTTCGTGCCGGTTGTGAACGGTCCGGTTTCGTCGACCTACAACCTGAACCAGAAGGGTATCGCTTCGGTGACCGGCCGTCTCGGCTACACCTGGGGTCCCGCACTGCTCTACGTGAAGGGTGGTTGGGCCTATCAGGACGTCAGCGAAACGCTGGTTGCTGGCGTTGCCGGCGCTCCGATCGCATTCGACGGCGGCACCAAGAAGAACGGCTACACCGTTGGCGCCGGTCTCGAATACCTGTTCACCCAGAACTGGTCGGGCAAGGTTGAATACCAGTACTACGACTTCGGCAGCACCACCCTGCAGCCGGCTGCGACTGGCCTCGCGACCGCCGTTTCGTCCAAGAACGACACCCACGTCGTCAAGGCCGGCCTGAACTACCGCTTCAACTGGGGTGGCCCGGTTGTCGCGAAGTACTAA
- a CDS encoding FAD-dependent oxidoreductase: MLTPRYDQTFPALTSAEIERMRRFGDVVHYKDGDMLFETGKPGPGMFVVLSGHVCVTQRDGFGHVSPVADQCAGQFLAEIGQLSGRMALVDGRAEGDVETLLIPPERLRALLVAEADLGERIMRALILRRVNLLQGGVGGPALIGSPVASDMVRLQGFLTRNGYPYHLLDPQADKDAADVVARYAPSPQELPLVVVPDGAVLKNPSLSELAHAMGMLRPMDKDKVYDVAIVGSGPAGLSTAVYGASEGLSIAVCDSRAFGGQAGASARIENYLGFPTGISGHALTARAFNQAQKFGAEVMIPVTVGQLDCARTDGLFGLALDDGEVLKARAIVIASGARYRRPDIDRLSDFEGRGVWYWASPIEGRLCKEQEIILVGGGNSAGQAAVFLASQAAKVRMVIRGGGLAASMSRYLIDRIESTANIELVFNTEVVALDGDTEAGLSRVTLRSRLSGEDETSEIRNLFLFVGADPATDWLADCGVTLDRGGFVITGMPTDGRAVQALETTVPGVYAVGDVRSGSVKRVGGAIGEGAQVVAALHGFLGDSARPTL, encoded by the coding sequence ATGCTGACGCCGCGTTATGACCAGACCTTTCCCGCGCTCACATCGGCCGAGATCGAGCGGATGCGCCGGTTCGGCGATGTCGTGCATTATAAGGACGGCGACATGCTGTTCGAGACCGGCAAGCCCGGTCCCGGCATGTTCGTGGTGTTGTCCGGCCATGTCTGCGTCACCCAGCGCGACGGCTTCGGTCATGTGTCGCCGGTGGCGGATCAATGCGCAGGCCAGTTTCTGGCCGAGATCGGCCAGCTCTCCGGCCGCATGGCGCTGGTGGATGGCCGCGCCGAGGGCGATGTCGAGACGCTGCTGATTCCTCCCGAGCGCTTGCGCGCGCTGCTGGTGGCCGAGGCCGATCTCGGAGAGCGCATCATGCGGGCGCTGATCCTGCGCCGGGTCAATCTCCTGCAGGGCGGCGTCGGTGGTCCCGCGCTGATCGGCTCGCCGGTGGCCAGCGACATGGTGCGGCTGCAAGGTTTTCTGACGCGCAATGGCTATCCCTATCACCTGCTGGATCCGCAGGCAGACAAGGACGCTGCCGACGTGGTCGCGCGCTATGCGCCGTCGCCGCAGGAGCTGCCGCTGGTGGTGGTGCCGGATGGCGCGGTGCTGAAGAACCCGTCGCTGTCCGAACTGGCCCACGCCATGGGCATGCTGCGGCCGATGGACAAGGACAAGGTCTATGACGTGGCCATTGTCGGCAGCGGCCCAGCGGGGTTGTCGACGGCGGTGTATGGCGCCTCCGAGGGGCTGTCGATCGCGGTCTGCGATTCCCGCGCCTTTGGCGGCCAGGCCGGCGCCAGCGCGCGGATCGAGAATTATCTCGGCTTTCCCACCGGCATTTCCGGCCATGCGCTGACGGCGCGGGCCTTCAACCAGGCGCAGAAATTCGGCGCCGAGGTGATGATTCCCGTCACCGTGGGGCAGCTCGATTGCGCGCGGACCGACGGCCTGTTCGGCCTGGCGCTGGACGATGGCGAGGTGCTAAAGGCGCGCGCCATCGTGATCGCATCGGGCGCCCGCTATCGCCGGCCGGACATCGATCGGCTGTCCGATTTCGAAGGCCGCGGCGTCTGGTACTGGGCGTCGCCCATCGAGGGCCGGCTGTGCAAGGAGCAGGAGATCATCCTGGTCGGCGGCGGCAATTCGGCCGGGCAGGCGGCGGTGTTTCTGGCGTCGCAGGCGGCGAAGGTGCGGATGGTGATCCGCGGCGGCGGGCTGGCGGCGTCGATGTCGCGCTATTTGATCGACCGCATCGAATCCACGGCCAATATCGAACTCGTCTTCAACACCGAAGTCGTCGCGCTGGATGGCGATACGGAAGCGGGCCTGTCGCGGGTGACATTGCGCAGCCGCCTGTCCGGCGAGGACGAAACGTCGGAGATCCGCAATCTCTTCCTCTTCGTCGGCGCCGATCCCGCCACCGACTGGCTTGCCGATTGCGGCGTGACGCTGGATCGCGGCGGCTTTGTCATCACTGGCATGCCCACCGATGGCCGTGCGGTACAGGCGCTGGAGACCACGGTGCCCGGCGTCTATGCGGTGGGCGATGTGCGGTCGGGCTCGGTGAAGCGCGTCGGCGGCGCCATCGGCGAAGGCGCGCAGGTGGTGGCGGCGCTGCACGGCTTTCTCGGCGATAGCGCGCGGCCGACTTTGTAG
- a CDS encoding UBP-type zinc finger domain-containing protein, producing the protein MTIRCTHVSGIRDVTPSALGCEECLKIGSPWLHLRICRTCGHVGCCDQSPNKHATKHFHATKHPIIEGYDPPEGWGWCYVDEVMFDLSDRMTPHNGPIPRYD; encoded by the coding sequence ATGACGATCCGATGCACCCATGTCTCCGGCATCCGCGACGTCACTCCGAGCGCGCTCGGCTGCGAGGAATGCCTCAAGATCGGCAGTCCCTGGCTGCATCTGCGCATCTGCCGGACCTGCGGCCATGTCGGTTGCTGCGACCAGTCGCCGAACAAGCACGCCACCAAGCATTTTCACGCCACCAAACACCCGATCATCGAGGGCTATGATCCGCCGGAAGGCTGGGGCTGGTGCTATGTGGACGAGGTGATGTTCGATCTGTCCGATCGCATGACCCCGCATAACGGACCGATCCCGCGCTATGACTGA
- the murA gene encoding UDP-N-acetylglucosamine 1-carboxyvinyltransferase gives MDRIRIVGGNKLNGTIPISGAKNAALPLMIAALLTDETLILDNVPRLADVAQVQRILGNHGLDIMSAGKRPGDHEYQGQTLHISAKNIIDTTAPYELVSTMRASFWVIAPLLARMHEAKVSLPGGCAIGTRPVDLLIMALEKLGAELTIDGGYVIAKAPGGLTGAEIDFPKVTVSGTHVALMAATLAKGTTVITNAACEPEIVDVADCLNKMGADITGAGTPTITIKGVARLHGARHTVLPDRIETGTYAMAVAMTGGDVQLSGARPELLQAALDVLVEAGATVTPNNEGIRITRNGAGIKAVDVATAPFPGFPTDLQAQLMALMTTAKGASHITETIFENRFMHVQELARFGARIHLDGETATIDGIGKLRGAPVMATDLRASVSLVIAGLVAEGETMVNRIYHLDRGFERLEEKLSACGAQIERISG, from the coding sequence ATGGATCGCATTCGCATCGTCGGCGGCAATAAACTCAATGGCACGATCCCGATCTCGGGGGCGAAGAACGCCGCGCTGCCACTGATGATTGCAGCTCTGCTGACCGACGAGACGCTGATCCTCGACAACGTGCCGCGCCTCGCCGATGTCGCGCAGGTGCAGCGCATCCTGGGCAATCACGGCCTCGACATCATGTCGGCCGGCAAGCGCCCGGGCGACCACGAATATCAGGGCCAGACCCTGCATATCTCCGCCAAGAACATCATCGACACCACGGCGCCCTATGAGCTGGTCTCGACCATGCGCGCGTCGTTCTGGGTGATCGCGCCGCTTCTGGCGCGCATGCATGAGGCCAAGGTCTCGCTGCCCGGCGGCTGCGCCATCGGCACTCGCCCGGTGGATTTGCTCATCATGGCGCTGGAAAAACTCGGCGCCGAACTGACCATCGATGGCGGCTACGTGATCGCCAAGGCGCCCGGCGGCCTCACCGGCGCCGAGATCGATTTCCCGAAGGTCACCGTGTCCGGCACCCATGTGGCGCTGATGGCGGCGACCTTGGCGAAGGGCACCACGGTCATCACCAATGCGGCCTGCGAACCCGAAATCGTCGATGTCGCCGACTGCCTGAACAAGATGGGCGCTGATATCACCGGCGCCGGCACCCCGACCATCACCATCAAGGGCGTCGCCAGGCTGCATGGCGCCCGCCACACCGTGCTGCCGGATCGCATCGAAACCGGCACCTATGCCATGGCGGTCGCGATGACCGGCGGCGATGTGCAGCTGTCCGGCGCGCGTCCGGAGCTGCTGCAGGCGGCGCTCGATGTGCTGGTCGAGGCCGGCGCGACGGTGACGCCGAATAACGAAGGCATCCGCATCACGCGCAACGGCGCCGGCATCAAGGCGGTCGACGTTGCAACGGCGCCGTTCCCCGGTTTCCCGACCGACCTGCAAGCGCAGCTGATGGCGCTGATGACGACGGCCAAGGGCGCGTCGCACATCACCGAGACCATTTTCGAGAACCGCTTCATGCATGTGCAAGAGCTGGCCCGGTTTGGCGCGCGCATTCATCTCGACGGTGAGACCGCCACCATCGACGGCATCGGCAAATTGCGTGGCGCGCCCGTGATGGCGACCGACCTGCGCGCGTCGGTGTCGCTGGTGATCGCCGGCCTCGTCGCCGAAGGCGAGACCATGGTCAACCGCATCTATCATCTCGACCGCGGCTTCGAGCGGTTGGAAGAGAAGCTATCGGCCTGCGGCGCGCAGATCGAGCGGATTAGCGGATAG
- a CDS encoding DUF2948 family protein, which produces MDADDLAVISAHVQDASVVVADIVWRPAEKRLVIGMNRLDWDQTISGEMEPRRLISALRFDRVLACKSRNIDLASGDVALTMLGIEFNENEAPGGNALLLFDGRGALRLDVECLECELADLGPDELGGEEEASDLEA; this is translated from the coding sequence ATGGATGCGGACGACCTCGCGGTGATCTCCGCGCATGTGCAGGACGCCAGCGTTGTTGTGGCCGATATCGTCTGGCGGCCTGCCGAGAAGCGTCTGGTGATCGGCATGAACCGGCTCGACTGGGACCAGACGATCTCAGGCGAGATGGAGCCGCGCCGGTTGATCTCGGCGCTGCGCTTCGATCGCGTGCTGGCCTGCAAGTCCCGCAACATCGATCTCGCAAGCGGGGATGTGGCGCTGACGATGCTGGGCATCGAATTCAACGAAAACGAAGCGCCGGGCGGCAACGCCTTGCTGCTGTTCGACGGCCGCGGCGCGCTGCGGCTCGATGTCGAATGCCTGGAATGCGAGCTGGCAGATTTGGGGCCGGACGAGCTGGGTGGCGAGGAAGAGGCGTCGGACCTGGAGGCGTAG
- a CDS encoding UPF0262 family protein produces MTDSSAAGNDTNNRIVAVTLDEESIGRSGPDIEHERAIAIYDLIEENLFAPEGAVAGPYTLHIGITGSRLMFDIRKEDGTPVVAHLLSLTPFRRIVKDYFMICDSYYQAIRTATPDKIEAIDMGRRGIHDEGSRTLQERLAGKVRVDFETSRRLFTLISVLHWKG; encoded by the coding sequence ATGACCGATTCCTCCGCAGCCGGGAACGACACCAACAATCGCATCGTGGCGGTGACGCTCGATGAGGAGTCGATCGGCCGTTCCGGGCCGGATATCGAGCATGAGCGCGCCATCGCGATCTACGACCTGATCGAGGAAAACCTGTTTGCGCCGGAAGGCGCGGTGGCCGGTCCCTACACGCTGCATATCGGCATCACCGGCTCGCGGCTGATGTTCGACATCCGCAAGGAAGACGGCACGCCGGTTGTTGCGCATCTGCTGTCGCTGACGCCGTTCCGCCGGATCGTGAAAGACTATTTCATGATCTGCGACAGCTACTATCAGGCCATCCGCACCGCGACGCCGGACAAGATCGAAGCCATCGACATGGGCCGCCGCGGCATCCATGACGAAGGCTCGCGCACGCTGCAGGAACGCCTGGCCGGCAAGGTCCGCGTCGATTTCGAGACCTCGCGGCGGCTCTTCACCCTCATCTCCGTCCTGCACTGGAAGGGTTAA